The following DNA comes from Desulfitibacter sp. BRH_c19.
GGGTCAACAACAATAACCTTTGCCCCTCTTTGTTCCTTAGCTCTGTGAATCCACTTCATTGCGAGTGGATGATTTTCTGCTGGATTAGCACCAATTATTAAAAACACATCCGAATTCTTGTAGTCTATCCAATGGTTAGTCATGGCCCCACGCCCAAATGATGCTGCCAGACCGGCAACAGTAGGACTGTGTCAGAGACGAGCATGGTGATCAATACTTACTAAGCCTAAACCCCTAACGAATTTGTGGAAGAGATAATTTTCTTCATTTTCTAGAGCTGCTGATCCAAAGTTTGCCATTGCAAAGGTTCTATTTACAGTAACACCTTGTGCATTTTTTTGCTCAAATGTTGCATCTCTTGTATCCTTGATTCTTCTAGCAATCTCTTTTAGCGCCCACTGCCAATCTTTTTCTTCCCATTCCGTACTTTTAGGAGCTCTGTACAATACTTTTTTAAGCCTGAGCTTGTTTTCAACCCTTTTACCTTTCTCCATAATATGGGTAAAATCACCAATTGAAGCACCCTTTGAACACAAAGCACCTTCATTGATTGGGTTATCAGGATCTCCTTCAACATAAATGACCTTGTTGTCTTCTGCATAAACTAGGATGCCACAACCTACCCCACAATAAGGGCATATAGTCATTTTTTCAGTACCATACTTGATCTTTAGTTCCCCAGCTAAAGCTTTGGAAGGGCCCCCAAGTAATTCCATTCCTGAAACTGTAGTGCCAAATGCAGTAGCACCACCCAAGCCTTTTAAAAAGCCCCGTCGTGAAATTAGTTTATTAATACTCACAAAACAACCTCCTTTGTCTTAAATCGATCTCTCTCTATATATTAATTTTCACTATTTAAAATATTAGTAAAATAGTGAATTATTGCTATGAGTAAAACGTACTATAGCTTCTGTATTTTTTTATAGGTTTAATTGTATTTATTTATGGGTACGATTGTACCTATTTTGTATGTTTAATTGTACTTATTTACAAAAGTATTATGTTTTCAAATAGTTTTAATAAGTATTCGTTATAGCTATAGGTGTAAAAAAAGACAAGCTATTCTTTATGCTTGTCTTGGTGTCAATAAAACAAATATTAGTCTTTCATTTTCCCTGAATATTATCCTAATACTACATTTACTTGATATTTCCTTCTCATATGCTAAAAAGTTTAAAATATTACTATAAATAACATATAAGTACTATTCTCTATCATCAAGTATTTTCTTTATTAAAGAATACAAGGCATCTGATTTTACAGGCTTAGATAGATAATAGTCCATCCCTGCTCTAAAACATTCCTGCTCGGCTCCCTTAATGGCATGAGCAGTCATGGCAATGATAGGAACATGCCCACCTTCCCTTTTTTCTTTATTTCTAATGAGTGCTGTAGCTTCAAATCCATCCATTTCTGGCATTTGGACATCCATTAAAATAAGATCAAAATTGTAATTATCAAATGCTTCTACTGCTTCCTTCCCATTTTCTACAGCAACTGCATCCCAACCCTTCATTTCAAATTGGGTTAAAACTAATTCTCTGTTTAGTTCATTATCTTCCGCAATTAAGGCTTTAAATCCACCACTATTTTTGGTCTTTGTTTTGTTATGATTCCTAAGATTAGCTATCCCATTGGAAGTAATATCAATTTCATCATTATTGTTATCAACAAAAAGGATATCTGGTACCATCATTGTAACAGTAAATGAAAATGTGGTTCCCGTGCCAGGTTCACTAGTATAAGAGATGCTCCCACCCATCATTTCAACAAGTCTTTTTGAAATCACCAGGCCCAAGCCAGTTCCACCAAACCTTCTTGTAGAAGAACCATCAACTTGGCTAAAGCTTTTGAAAAGAAGATCTCCTTTATCCTCTGGAATCCCTATGCCTGTATCTTTAATCTCATATTTTATCTTAATCAAATTATTAACAAGTTCTTCCATAGTAACCTTTATATAAATGCCACCCTCTTCTGTAAACTTAAGTGCATTGTCAATAAGATTATTTAATACTTGCTGTAATCGTACTGGGTCGCCTGATATAATGTGCGGTATTTTTGGATGAATATAGTAATCTATCTTTAAACCTTTGGCCTCGGCTTTAAACACAAAAACTTCAATAGTTTGTTTAGTGATTGCTTTAATATCAAAATCTATCTTCTCCAGGTCAAGCTTTCCTGCTTCAATCTTTGAAAAATCTAGAATATCATTTACTATCCTCAAAAGAGAACCTGAGGCGGTTTTCACCATTGATAGGTACTCTCTTTGAGTATCTTTTAGATCAGTATCTAAAACCAAATCTGTCATGCCCATAATAGCATTCATAGGGGTACGAATTTCATGACTCATATTAGCAAGGAATTCGCCCTTTGCACGATTTGCTGCTTCTGCTGTTTCCTTTGCTTGTTTTAACTCCTTTTCAACTACCTTCCTTTCGCTTATATCACGGATAATTTTCATACGTATATGTTCATCTCTATAAACCATACCTTGTGAACTTATTTCCACGGGAAACGAGCTGCCATCTTTACGACAATGAAATCTTTCCATAAGTACCCCTTCTTCAGAGACCTTAAGTATCTGTGATCTAACAAGCTTTACCTTATCACAACGCAAATCCTTAATATTTAATTCCAGCAACTCTTCATATTCATATTCATAAGCTCTAACAGCTGCTCTATTTGCATCAATTATTTTACCATCAGCACCAATGAATAGGATTATATCTCTAGCATGTTTAGATAAAAGCTGATACCTTTTTAAGACTTCTTCAGCTTGCTTACGATCTGTAATATCTTCTTTAACTGCAATATAGTGGGATATTTCTCCTTGAGAACTTATTATAGAAGAAATGGATGCTTGTTCCCAGTATAATTGCCCATTCTTTTTCTTATTAAGAAACTCGCCTCTCCATTCCTTACCAGAGCTTATTGTTTCCCATAGCTCATCATAGGTCTTTCTATCTGTTCTACCTGACTTAAGGAGATTTGGTTTCTTTCCCATGACTTCCTCTCTTAGATACCCAGTAATCTCCGTAAACTTTGAATTAACATATTCAATATAACCTTCATTATCTGTTATCACCGCTACACTTGGGCTATGTTCTACGGCTTTATACAGTTTTTTAGCCTGTACTTCTGCTTCTTTATGCTGAACAATCTCCTTTGTTAATTTAGCATTTGTTTCTTCTAAATCATCCTTTGTCTGTTTTAATTGGAAGAACAACGAATTATATGGTTTTTTTAGATTGGTTTCTACAATGGCTTTATATATTAAATAAAAAGCGACCACCTTAAATACATGACCTATAACATTTGATAATCCATATACATCTACATAAAAAGT
Coding sequences within:
- a CDS encoding formate dehydrogenase produces the protein MNKLISRRGFLKGLGGATAFGTTVSGMELLGGPSKALAGELKIKYGTEKMTICPYCGVGCGILVYAEDNKVIYVEGDPDNPINEGALCSKGASIGDFTHIMEKGKRVENKLRLKKVLYRAPKSTEWEEKDWQWALKEIARRIKDTRDATFEQKNAQGVTVNRTFAMANFGSAALENEENYLFHKFVRGLGLVSIDHHARL